Proteins encoded in a region of the Rutidosis leptorrhynchoides isolate AG116_Rl617_1_P2 chromosome 9, CSIRO_AGI_Rlap_v1, whole genome shotgun sequence genome:
- the LOC139866147 gene encoding ras-related protein RABC1-like — protein sequence MDSSSSSGTEFDYLFKLLMIGDSGVGKSSLLLSFTSDQFEELSPTIGVDFKVKHVTIGGKKLKLAIWDTAGQERFRTLTSSYYRGAQGIIMVYDVTRRDTFTNLSDIWAKEIDLYSTNQDCIKMLVGNKVDKESERVVTKKEGIDFAREYGCLFIECSAKTRVNVEQCFEELVLKILDTPSLTAEGSTTVKKNIFNQKAPVSDASSGCC from the exons ATGGATTCATCTTCATCTTCAGGGACAGAATTTGATTATCTGTTCAAGTTGTTGATGATTGGTGATTCAGGTGTCGGTAAAAGTAGTCTTCTTTTAAGTTTCACCTCTGATCAATTTGAAGAGCTATCTCCCACCATTG GGGTGGATTTTAAGGTGAAACATGTTACAATTGGGGGAAAGAAGCTAAAGCTTGCTATTTGGGATACTG CTGGGCAGGAACGATTCAGAACTCTAACCAGTTCATATTATAGAGGAGCGCAAGGAATTATAATGG TTTATGATGTAACCCGGAGAGATACATTTACAAATTTATCTGATATATGGGCAAAGGAAATTGACTTGTACTCAACAAATCAAGATTGCATTAAGATGCTTGTTGGCAATAAAGTTGATAAG GAAAGCGAGAGAGTTGTTACAAAAAAAGAAGGAATTGATTTTGCAAGAGAATATGGATGTTTGTTCATTGAATGTAGTGCAAAAACACGGGTCAACGTGGAACAGTGTTTTGAGGAACTTGTTCTGAAG aTCTTGGATACACCTAGTCTGACAGCTGAGGGATCAACTACTGTGAAGAagaacatatttaatcaaaaagctCCAGTTTCAGATGCATCTAGTGGATGCTGCTGA